GAGCCCCCCGCCTCCGCCCTCGGTGGGCCTCACGTGGGCCGGCTCAGCAGTCACTGTGGGGGCAATGAGAGACGCCCTGTCTGCTGGGCACTCAGCGAGGCCAGCACATGGTGGGTGTGCAGGACATGGGCCCCGGCCCCAGACAGCTGGTCAGCATCCAAAGAGACTGCAGGGCTCAGCCCTGAGGGGGGATGGGGGAcagctgggcccccagggaaaaACCTGCACCAGCCCTGCCTCCAGGGAgccccccccagccccccgcaCGCCAGGGTGTGGCCGTTCCCTGTGGTTGTCAGCTGATAAGAAAGGGCCGCAGACTGGGGGGCCACAGTTCGGCAGAATGGGCTTCTCCTGAGGCCCCCCCTCCTCGGCTTGCAGACGGCCAagcttctccctgtgtcctcatgCCTGCCTGTGTGTCTGCGTCCAGGCTTCCTCTTCTCGGAAGGACAGCAGTCACACTGGAACTGGGGATCACCCCCAGTGATCTCACTTCATCTCTTTCACGACCGTACCTCCGGGgcactccctggcagtccaggacTTAGGGCTCCGCGCTTTTACTGCCGAGGGccacagttcagtccctggtcgggggcactaagaccccacaagccgtgcagccaaaagaaaaacaaaagtgccCTCCCCAGATACAGTCACGTTCTGTGAAAATGGGCATAGGAACTACTTTAAGGTGTGAATTTTGTGGGAGGGATGCCAGTCAGCTCATAAGAGAGAGAGATGCAGACAGATACAGACCGGGGCCATCACAGAACTTGGGGGACACGAGCGATAATCGGAACCACGGGCTCCATGAGGGGGCCTCGCCCACCCGGAGGCCAGCTCGATGCCTTCCCCAGGCGGTGCTGGGGCGCGAAGGTGTACCTGCCCCCAGAGGGTAGAACCAGTCCTCGACATGGGAGGTGGCTGACAGCTGGCAGGAATTCAGGGCGCTGCTGACACACGAAGGGGCTGCACTCAGTATCTCAGGCAAGGAGGTGACCCTCCCCCACCACACCCGgcctctctgcgaccctgtggactgctgccctccgggctcctctgtccatgggattctccaggccagaatacgggaaagggttgccatttgctcctccagggggtcttccccacccggggatcaaaccctcgtctcctgcattgcaggtggattccttatcactcgctagtgccacctgggaagcattacATGCTATTGttatcactgggcttccctggtggctaagctggtaaagaatccgcctgcagtgcaggagacatgggtttgatcctgggtggggaagatcccttggaggaggaaatggcaaccccctccagtattccttttttttattattattgtttatttatttgactgcactgggtctgagctgcagcacgtggaatctagttcctgAGCAGAGACCTAAGgcaggccctctgcactgggagagtggggtctttgccactggaccagcagggaagtcccactccagcattcttgcccggagaatcctgtggacagaggagcctgatgggctacagtccacggggccgcagagtcggataGGACCGAGCGACTAAGCATTCACACAGCATTTTCCGCACCACCGGTGGGGTTTGGGTGGCCAGGCTCCTTtagggtgggtgggcaggggcagggcggAAGAGGGGGCGGCCCCGGGCTCACGTCGACCCCACCCCCAGGCACGGTGCTGGCCCTGAAGCAGCTCCCGAAGGCTTCCACCACCCTGCGCGGCTTCCTCTACGAGTTCTGCGTGGGCCTCTCCCTGGGCTCGCATGCGGCCATCGTGGCAGCCTGCGGCGTTGGCCTGGAGTCGGCTGACTCCTACAGCTTCCTGACCGAGCCAGTGTTGCACGGCGACCTCATCGCCTACATCCGTCCCAAGGTGGGTCGCCCCGGAGCTCGGAGCTTGGAGCTCTAGGGGGCCTGGCACAGACGCCCTGCCCAGCCTGGGCCTCAGGAGTCACACTCAGGACAGCCTGAGCGCGTCGCCCTGCAGGAGCCCCACCGCGCCCGCAGGTCTGGTGGGATGGACGCGGCCCTCCGAATCCACGGCTATCACAGAGGCAACGCGGAGCCTACCTCACAGGCTCACCCTGGACCCACGGGGCTCACCCCAGGCCCCGTCAGGGCCCCCCACGGGGCTCATCCCAGGCCTCATCAGGGCCCCTCACGGGGCTCAGCCCAGGCGCCCCCCCCACAGGGCTCACCCCAGCCCCCCCACCATGGGACTCACCCCAGGCCTCATCGGGGCCAACTAGGCCTCTGTCGCCCTTGGCCTGCTCCCAGGGGCTGAGGACAAGCTCCAGGGCCAGCCCCCGTTGGTGGGCTGGGGAGCTGGGACCCCGACACTTGTCCCCGGGGCTGAGGACAAGCCCTGGGCCCGGCCCCTGACACCTGTTCCCACAGGTGGGCCTCCCGCAGGCGGCCGCCCAGCGCTGCGCAGCCCAGCTGGCTTCCGCCCTGGAGCACATCCACTCCCTTGGGCTGGTGTACCGGGACCTCAAGCCCGAGAACGTGCTGGTGTGCGACCCCGACTGCCGGCAGGTCAAGCTGGCGGACTTCGGCCACACGCGGCCGCGAGGGACCCTGCTGCGCCTGGCCGGGGCCCCCATCCCCTACACGGCCCCCGAGCTCTGtgcgcccccgcccctccccgagGGGCTGCCCATCCAGCCCGCCCTGGACGCCTGGGCACTGGGCGTCCTGCTCTTCTGCCTTCTCACCGGCTACTTCCCCTGGGACCAGCCCCTGGCCGAGGCCGACCCCTTCTACGAGGACTTCGTCGTCTGGCAGGCCTCGGGCCAGCCCGACCACCGGCCTCGGCCCTGGTTCGGCCTGACGCCCACGGCTGACACCCTGCTGTTGGGGCTGCTGGAGCCCCAGCCGCGGAGGAGGAGCCCCGTGAGCTCCGTCCGGGGCTTCCTGGGGCGGCCCTGGAGGCAGCGGGAGGGGGAGGCTGAGGAGGTGTACCCGGGGGAGGACGGAGACTCAGGGTGAGGAGGACGAGGCAGGGGTGCGCCCGGACAGGCCcggcccaccccccgccccctgggCTTTCGGGGCGGCTCTTGGCCGTCTGTCCGCCTCTGTCTGGGATCGTCCGCTTCCTGTCCTTGTTTCCCACCTCACCGTCTGTCTGCGGCCTCGGTCCGCGGGTCTCTGACCGAGCACCGTGTCCGTCCGCACCCCTCCGCCTTCCTGGGCCGCGGCACCCACAGGTCCCTTTGCCTGGCTGCTCTTGGCTcacgcccccacccccaatcAGCCAGGCTGCCCCCGCCCCTCTCTGCTCCCCCTTCTCTCCGGCCTCCCCTCTGGTGGAGCCCAAGCAGCAGGGGCGATCGTGTGCGTGCAGGCGGCCCATCCCTCAGGTTTTGCACGGCTCTCCTGCGCACACCTGTCGTCCTGCCCGCGTCTCTCCTCTCCTGGGCGCCACCCACTCCCACCTCACcccctctgccccttctcccACCAGCTGGGTCTGCGCCCTCTTGCTAAGCTGTTTTGTCTTTCTCACCCCAGCCGCTCTCTGCAAATAAAGTCCTTCTGGTACTTAGGTCCCCGTGATGCTGTTGGTCTGTCCGCCTGGGACAGAgaaggcgtgtgtgtgtgtatttctgtgagtgtctgtgtgtgtctgtgtgtgtgtgtgcgcgcaagTGTGCCCTGAAGGGCGTGCTGTGgaggacagacagagacagaggagggagggaagcaagcaaggcagagacagagagaaagggagagacagagagaggaagacagacacacaggcaggAAGAACGGCAGACAGTGGTCCCTCCTGTGGTCGAAGGAGAtgctggctgtgtgtgtgtgtttgtgagtgtgccTGGGGGTGAGTGTGTTTGCACTTGACCTGCACAGATGTGTCTGAGAAGGAGAGACATTAAACAGCGGAGCTGGAAAGCGTCTGGCTGTTTTCGGGCAGGAACTGGAGCATGCATTTCTCAAGTTCCTGCCTGAAacttgtgtgtatttgtgtgtccaTGAGCACCCACCTGAGCCCGTGTGTGTGCAAataatggtgtgtgtgtgagtgacagAGAGATGTGAGGGTTGAGTGTGTCTCACTCCACGCAGATGACATGAGTTGCGTGTTTGTGCGCCTGCGAGACCCCGTGTGCTCAGGGAATTGTGTGGCCACGTGTCAGGGTAGAGAGTGGAGAGCACCTTGCTGTGTGTGGCCACTGGACCCGTGTGTGCGCCTCAGGCCTTGAgcctgtgcgtgtgtgcgcgtgtgcgcgCCTGTGTGTAACCGGGGAGGCAGAGTCCCAGGCGCGGCTGCCAGTCACCGCTGGGCACCCCCTCCTTCACACCTCCCCCCGCCCTCACCCCGGCCCCTTCTTGGCAGCTACCCTGTTTGCAAacactctctcttcctctccgtGGCCTCCTTGGCTGCCCGCCCAGAGCAAGGCTACAACTCAGGCCGGATCGCATGTCACCCTCTCCCTGGCCCTCGCACTCCCTCCCAGGCCCCTGCTGCGGCCGCCGAGGTGTTGtctggtggggaggagggtgtggTGGAAGGACCCCCAAGGACCCTTTCCATCTAAATTCAGTCCAGAGACCTGGGGACGGGGCGCGTGTCCCAGGCAATCTCAGCGGGCTTCCTGGAGTAGGGGGCTGTGGGAGAGAATAAGATGGTGGGTGCACTGGGTGAGGGGGGCAGCAAAAGCAGGACTTCCTGTCCCCTCCCCCGTGAGCAGCCCAAGCAACGAGACCAACAGCGTGTCCCCGAAAAGCTGgaggtggctggggtggggtggcacCGAGGGAGGGGGGTGTGAAGAGGAGCAAGGCAGGGTGGAGGGCGCAAATTGGTGGCGGCAGGTGGGGATTAACTGGGAGGAGGCGATAATGACCAGCGAAGGGCCCCaggaagggcaggaggaagggcCCCAGGGGCGGTCATTAAGCATTACTTAATTACAGGATACCGATCTTACACTTCACAGGAAGGAAGCCGCTCACCCCTCAAGCAACTCCTGGCAGGTGGCAATTCCTGCTGATGCTGGAGGGGGTCCCTCAGACCCTCCCCACTCCAGGGGCAGGCGCAGGGGGCCCAGAGAGACCGAGGCACCTGCCTGAGCTCACACGGTGAGTCAGGCGGCGGGAGGACTCTAATCCAGGCCAGCCCTTCAAGGGTCCGAGGTGCATGGCATTGTGCCGCGGCCgtcaggggctgggggcctgagcacacgtgtgtgggtgtgagtgtAGGTGCGTGAGTGTGTGCTGGTGAGCGGACCGCCCCTCCCTTGGAGGAGATGGGAGTTGGGGCAGCTACGTGGAAAGGAAAGCTGAAAAGCCTTCAGACCCAGGTAATGACCGGAGTACGCAGACAGACAGCAACACGTGCTGGCGAAGAGGGGAAGCTGGAGCCCTCCTGTGGGGCTGGGGGAATGCGAAAAATGGGGCAGCCGCTTTGGAAGACCGCCTGGCAGTCCCTCGGAATATTAACTAACTTTGGACTCACTATgcttgcgtgctcagtcgctcagtcgtgtccagctctttcatgaccccatggactacagcccgccaggctcctctcaggagtatttccccggcaagaagactggaacaggttgtcatttcctcctccagggggattttcccgaccccagcactgaacccacgtctcctgcattggcaggtgccttctctaccactgagccaccagggaatcccatggagtAAGTATACAGGCCAGCAATTTCGGCCCGAGGTGATGCCCACGAGAAATAAAAACACGTGTCCACACGAGTGTTCATGGCAACATTGCTCACAGTAGCCAAACAGTGGACACGACCCAGACGTCAAGTCACTGGCATAGCAATAAAAGAAATGTGGCCTAGGGACTTCttcggcagtccagtggttcggactccacacttccactgcagaggatggggttttcagtccctggtcggggaactgagatcctgcaagtttCGCCACatggccaaagaaaaaagaaagaaatgcagtcTATCCGTACAAGGGAATAtcacatgtgtgcgtgctcagtcctatccaactctttgtgaccccctggactgtagcccgccaggctcctctggccatgggatcctccaggcaggaatactggagccgggggatcttcctgacccagggatcaaacctgtgtctcctgcgttggcaggcagataaaggaagcacagacacacacatcactGATGAACCTCAAAAACCTGGAGACCATCTGTTGTAGGATTCTCTGTATCCACAGAGGAAGAAAGCTTAGTGATCACCAGGGCAAATGGGGGTGACTGCTCATGGTACAGGTTTTCTTTTggggggtggtgatggtggaaaaagctctaaaattagattgtgtgAATGTTCCATAACTCTCtgagcatattttaaaaagtcattgaaTTGTACATACAAAAGGGTGAAttctggatggacctagagattattatactaagtgaagtaagtcggacagagaaagacaaataccatgtgatatcatttATAGGTAGGCTAAAAAAATGATAGTAATAAactaatttataaaacagaaatagacttgcagacttagaaaacaaactaatggttaccaaaggggaaagagggaataaattaggagtctgggattaaaatatacacactatacagcccacccattctgaaggagatcagccctgggatttctttggaaggaatgatgctaaagctgaaactccagtactttggccacctcatgtgaagagttgactcattggaaaagactctgatgctgggagggattgggggcaggaggagaaggggacgacagaggatgagatggctggatggcgtcacggactcgatggacgtgagtctgggtgaactccgggagttggtgacagacagggaggcctggcgtgctgcgattcatggggtcgcaaagagtcggacatgactgagcgactgaactgatacagttcactatgtggtccagtggctaagactccatgttttcaATACAGGggctgggttcgacccctggtcagggaactagatcccacatgccacgactaagactcagcacagccaagtaaatcagcaaagacctactgtacagcccAGGGAACCGTACACAGCATCTTATGacagcctataatggaaaagaaccttaGAACGCATTATGCATAAATGAATCATTTCACTGGACgcttgaaaccaacacaacattgtaaatcaactatatttcccTAAAAAATTGTAAAGGGTGAATTTGGCATGTAAGTTTCATCTCAATGAGActgctccaaaaaaaaaacaaaaacacaggcaATTCCAGGTTCTCACGCTGCGACCTTGATCAGGTTCTCTGATCAAGTTCTGAGttcccattaaaaacaaaagggaaaacccTGCCCTTTTTCTAACAGTGTCAAATTCAGAACCTATCGTCACACAGGACCTGCTCACATCTCTCTCCTCTTTACAGACAAGACTGTCGAGGCCGTACTTTCCAAAGACCCTAAAGTCAAAAGGTGGCAGAGTCTGATTCCAAAGTCTTTGGTCTTACTCCCCAGTCACCCGCCCAGTGTCTACAGGCCTGTGATCACCAAGGAAGGTCTGGCTACACCCCAGCTGGGGAACCCCAAGCATGCAAGCAGGACCAGTTACAAAAATTTGGTGTAGCCAAAGTAAAATGTGggatttcttgtttttaaaaaagtttttttctgggacttcccttgtggtttagGGTTTCCCtcctggctcaaatggtaaagaatctgcctgcaatgcaggaaacctgggtttgatccctgggtagagaagatcccctggaggagggcatggaaacccacttcagtagtcttgcctggagaactccatggacagagcatagtgggctacagtccatggggtcgaaaagagtcagacacgactgagtgactaacacactccctggtggtccagtggttaagaatctgtgcttccactacaggggccatgggtttgatccctggtcagggaactaagattctgcatgctgcatggtgcagccaaggaatagacaaagaaaagaatttttttaaagaaatgttttccccctccctccccatcccccatttGCTACTGAATGTCACGCTCCCTGGGCACCAGGATAATCACTGGCAGACCCTCAAGAGGGTAGGGGGTCGTGGAGCCTGCCGGAGGGCAGCCAGCCAGGAATTGGTCACCAGAACCCATCAGGGAAGTGGGACATTGCACGAGCATGCAGAGCCTGCTTCCTTGTCCTGTCAGCTTCAAAACGCAGAATCACCGGTCCCAAAACAGAATCAAAATTCACGACCCGCGTCAGGCTGGTTAATGGCTGCAGAGCATTAAACCAGAGGGGTTTGCACTCAACTCACTCCCTTCTCTGCCTGGGCCGGCTGTGCAAGGCCTCAGAGACACTGCGCGTAGCCCGCAGACCATGTTTAGTTCAGACATGCAAATGGCTGGGCTGCACCCACAcatcaccaccacccccgccctgcccctGCCCGCACGCCGACCCCAGCCTAGTTAAAACGCAGATGCTTATCCAGGGGGGTCTGGATGGCGCCTGGAATTCTGCTCTTCTAACCAGCTCCTGGAGGCAAGGCCGACGCTTCAGATCCATGGGTCACACACACTTGGAGGTGCAGGGAATGGTGAGAACACTATTTTAGAGTACTGACCCCTCATCCCAGCTGAACCGTCATCAATGCTAAACATTTGCCTGCTCCATTCCGTGAGGTTTTCGATGTGGCCGGTCACATCGTCTGTGGGGAAATGACAGACCTGTGGCTCCCTTTCCACCCTTTATCTGATTAAGGGGGCTCCCCTTGCTCCTACTCTGCaaacagtgtgtgcatgtgtatgcgtATGCGTACGTTTGTGAACCATGAATGGGTgttaattttgtcaaatgttttctcTGCGTCAAGCTTGCTAGGCCTCTGCGGCTACTGTTTTGGGCTTGTTGCAAGCTGGCAGGCAGAGGAGCGGGCTCAGATGTCCTGGGGGAGGTGTCCGGGGTCAGGGCCAGCAGTAGGTGGGGGCTGGCCACCCATCCTGGCCGTGGGCCCCGGGGCCAGATGTTTGGGCTTAGCTGCCTGGCCAAGCGGGGATAAAGTGACCGGATAATTAAGCACCCGCTTCTTTGGGGCTGGCAGAGGGTGGAAGGACCTTGGGCCCGGGAGACCCCACCACCCTGGCTTGCAGACGGTGGAGCCAGGATTCTGAACCCCGAGGGGGAACCCTCTCAGGGGGCCTGGAGCCAGGGTGCACCTGCTCCCATCTGGGGATGAAAGAGGGCGCCTCTGGCTTCCGAGTCAGGGTGCCACTCTTGGAGCCCCGACGAGCCGGGACAGCGAGGGGAATGCAGGCAGACGCCCTCCCCGGGGCACCAGTCAGCAGTTATTTAAGTCATAGGGCTTAATGGGACCTGGGGGGAACAGAGGATTCTCGGCGTGCTCCTTGGTCTGTTGGCAGGGATAGACAGCTCATCTACCAAGACCCCCAGAcaatctccctccccacccccagcaagtAACTGGACCCCGCTGGCCTTTGCCTGACCACGGGGGCGCCAGCTCCGTGACCTTCCAGGACCTCAGAGCCAGGCTCTGGTCTGCggagaggggggaggaggggagctgaGGGATTGACACCGTGTTATTCTGAGGCAGCTCTGCAgctctgctgtgtgaccctgggcaagaaacttgccctctctgagcctcaaagcCCTTTCTGAAACAGGAGTCAAGTTGCTCCCTCTGAGGGCTGGACGGAAGGGGGGAGGGAGTGTATTGAGAGTCCACAATGGactctcagtggtaaagaatccctggtggctcagtagtaaagaatccacctgccaatgcaggagatgccagttcgatccctggtccaggaagatcccacataccctggagcaactaaacctggggaccccaactactgagcctgtgctctagaccccaggagctgcaaccactgagcccacggcCTCAGCTATGGAGCCCACACACCCTCAAGCCTgagctctgcaatgagagaggccaccacaatgagaagccctgcaccacagccagagaggagACTCTACCCCCTGGAACTAGAGAAggcccacacagcagtgaagacccagcacagccaaaaacatattaaaaaaaaaagagagagagcgcgAGCCCCCACTGTGTGGGACACAGACAAGCACCGTGAGGAGTGGTCGCGACCACTCTTGTTGACTCGTGCCAAGCTCTGCTGTCACCTGCAGTAACTCCtctaatcctcacaaccaccccAGGAGGCGGGAGGCACAACCACTACCCCCCCttgtacagatgggaaaactgagactcgAGAAAGCAAATTAACTTCCAGAGTCCCCACAGCCAGCATATGGCCTCAAAGCCAGGGTGATCTGACTGGGGGCATGTAACACCTTATGAGCAAGGGCCCTGGGTCAGATGGGCCTGGGTTCCAGTCATGAGCCTACTGCATAGTCCCTGGGTGACTTGGGGCACAGGACCAAACGTCTCTGTGCCTCAGTGCCCTGACctataaagtggggataatacaGTAATAACTATCACATAGAGAGCAGGTGTCAAGAGCCAGGCCCTGTGTTAAGCACTCTCATATAGGCATTAATCTATCAGTTAATCATCACAGCAGCCCCACAGGGTGTATATTATTATCTCCCTTTAAGAGATGGGGAAACTCAGACCAAGCGGTAACTGACTCAGGGCCAGGCCCACAAGGGCTCAAACTCAGGCATTTAGGCTCCAAAGTTCACCCACTCCCTGCTGAGCTGTAGAAACAGTACCCTCCTCAGCGGCTGTTCATGAAGATAAAATGACATCATGCGTGCAAAGCCCTCCACACAGAACCTTACCCGTAGGAAGTGCCCGGAGAACATTAGTCATTATTACTATGACGATGAGCTCAGTCATTCAGAAGGTATTAATGAAGGGGGCATGTTGTGTCAGCCTCCATTCTAAGAGATGGACATACGTCTGTGAACAAAGATTTCTGCCCTCGTGGGCCTTCATCATCACCATCGTCACTGCCATCGTGATTACCACCGTCACCTCCACTATCCTCACCATCACGACCACCATCGTCACTTCCATCATTCGTCATGATAGTCTTCACTGTGACCTTGGAGACCGTCACCGCCATCATGATCACCTGCAGCACCCTCATTATCAGCATAATAATCATCGCCACCGTCACGACGATTGTCTTCAACCTCACCGGCATCATCCCCATGACCACTTCCATCGCTGTCATCACAACACCATCACAACAGCTATCTCCGTGATCTTCGTGACCATCATCGCCACCATAGTATCACCATGACGATCATTCCCATCAGGATAGCTGTCCCCACTAGCTTCATGCCCATCATCACCACGGTCACCTTCATcgcccccaccatcaccaccttaATGGAATGATCATCACCAGGATCACCTTCATCCTTGCCATCACTATCACCTCCTCCTCTTCACCATCATGACCATCATAACCATCACAGTCCCTTGATTGCCTCGTGTGGTGCCTGTGGCATTCACAAACAGATCGGTCTTGTGATTCCTCCTCCCCTAGTCCCCCAGAAACATCATTCACACTTTGTTTTTAAGTAGATACTTtggttttcctttgttgttgttggggaGTGGCTTAAGTCCCTCCGATAAGGTCACACATCTCCCCGCAGAGGCCTATCTTCCCACTCAGGGGTGGTAGTGGTTGGTACAGGTGTGGTAGGGGGCCAGGCCACCTCTGCCAGTCTCTTCACAACCTCACCCAGCTGCCCCAGACCCTGGGCGGCCTCCACCACCTGGGTCAAGCCCAGTCCCAGGGCTCGGCGCTCCTGTTGATCTCGCTCCAGGGCCTGGGTCAGCCTCTGCAGCTGGCTGCCCACATCCCTCACAGCGGCCACCAGCTCTACCAGGGCAGGTGGCTCGCAAGCCATGACCCTCACAGGCGGCACTGGGGCCTCACACGGGCCCGGAGGGCCTGAGCTCGGACTGGGAGCTGGCCTGAGAGAGAGGTGATCAGGGGGCGGTTGATCCAAGGGGTGGGCCATAGGAGCCAGATGGTCCCCAGATGACCCCACAGGGGTCACAGTGGGGTCAGGGGCTGAGTGTGGAGTCTGGGTAGGTGGAGAGGTTACTTGGGGGCTCTGGCTTGTGGTTGGTTTGAAGTTCTCAGTGGACGGTATGTCCATGCTTGGGGCAGGAGACAGGCTGGACTCTGAGGCTGGAGATGTGGAGGGGCGAGGGGCCCCCATGAAGGTCATCTGGGGGTGCAGGCTGGGCTTCActagagagggagagggagattcTGTTCCCAAGGGAGTTAGAACGGACTTGGCAGTGACCATAGAGGCTGAGGTGAGGTCAGGAGTCATGGTGTGGTAAGTAGTGGTCGTGAGGTGAGGGGTCGTGGTGGGGCGAGGGGTTGTGGTGGGGTAAGGGGTGGTGATGGGGTGAGGAGTTGTAGGGTGAGAGGTGGTGGCAGGGTGAGGGGTCGTGATGGGCTGAGGGGTCGTGGCAGGGTAAGGGCTGGTGGTGGGGTGAGGAGTCGTAGTGGGGTGAGGGGTTGTGGTGGACTGAGCAGTAGTGATGGGAGGGGGGGTCGTGGTGGGGTGAGGGGTTGAGGTAGAGTGAGCGGTGGTGGGGGGATAAGGGGTCTTGGTGGCGTGAGGGTTCGTGGTGGGGTAAAGGGCAGTAGTGGGGCGAGAGGTCACTGTAGGGTGAGAGGTCGTGGTGGGATAAGGGGTCGTGGTGGGATAAGGGGTCGTGGTGGGATAAGGGGTCGTGGTGGCGTGAGGGGTCGAGGTGGGGTAAAGGGTAGTAGTGGGGTGAGAGATCGCTGTGGGGTGAGAAGTCATGGTGGAGTACGGGGCTGTTGTGGGGTTAGAGGTCATGGTGGAGTACGGGGCCGTGGTGGGGTGAGAGGTCATGGTGGAGTATGGGGCCGTGGTGGGGTAAGAGGTCGCTGCGGGGTGAGAGGTCATGGTGGAGTACGGGGCCGTGGTGGGGTGAGAGGTCATGGTGGAGTATGGGGCCGTGGTGGGGTGAGAGGTCGCTGCGGGGTGAGAGGTCATGGTGGAGTACGGGGCCGTGGTGGGGTGAGAGGTCATGGTGGAGTATGGGGCCGTGGTGGGGTGAGAGGTCGCTGCGGGGTGAGAGGTCATGGTGGAGTACGGGGCCGTGGTGGGGTGAGAGGTCGCTGCGGGGTGAGAGCTCATGGTGGAGTACGGAGCGGTGGTGGGGTGAG
The genomic region above belongs to Budorcas taxicolor isolate Tak-1 chromosome 18, Takin1.1, whole genome shotgun sequence and contains:
- the SBK2 gene encoding serine/threonine-protein kinase SBK2 isoform X2 — encoded protein: MPGKASQTEHMEAAHGEHTESREEEEEGLGGLTAEELQQGQEAALALEARMALSAQSLVRAEVDELYEHVRALGQGRFGRVWLVTHRQEGTVLALKQLPKASTTLRGFLYEFCVGLSLGSHAAIVAACGVGLESADSYSFLTEPVLHGDLIAYIRPKVGLPQAAAQRCAAQLASALEHIHSLGLVYRDLKPENVLVCDPDCRQVKLADFGHTRPRGTLLRLAGAPIPYTAPELCAPPPLPEGLPIQPALDAWALGVLLFCLLTGYFPWDQPLAEADPFYEDFVVWQASGQPDHRPRPWFGLTPTADTLLLGLLEPQPRRRSPVSSVRGFLGRPWRQREGEAEEVYPGEDGDSG
- the SBK2 gene encoding serine/threonine-protein kinase SBK2 isoform X1; this translates as MGSECWALATAGSRRVRRAWEKLRSAGRSPGMPGKASQTEHMEAAHGEHTESREEEEEGLGGLTAEELQQGQEAALALEARMALSAQSLVRAEVDELYEHVRALGQGRFGRVWLVTHRQEGTVLALKQLPKASTTLRGFLYEFCVGLSLGSHAAIVAACGVGLESADSYSFLTEPVLHGDLIAYIRPKVGLPQAAAQRCAAQLASALEHIHSLGLVYRDLKPENVLVCDPDCRQVKLADFGHTRPRGTLLRLAGAPIPYTAPELCAPPPLPEGLPIQPALDAWALGVLLFCLLTGYFPWDQPLAEADPFYEDFVVWQASGQPDHRPRPWFGLTPTADTLLLGLLEPQPRRRSPVSSVRGFLGRPWRQREGEAEEVYPGEDGDSG